AGCGTCGACCAAATAATCGCCTGCCTAATCTCCCTTGCGCCCCGCATCAACACGAACCCTCGCATCATCCTAACCAGCTCTTTAGTCCTCCACGCGCTGGTCTCCTACCAACCAGAAGACCTGGCCGTTACCAGCCATACGGCGGCTGGCTTGGTAAAAGTCTTAAGTGTCTGGTTTGAGCTGCTAGTTGGAGCCCTGAACCATTCTATGCTGGTGGAGGACAGGGAGATTTGTGGGATGTTTTTTGCGGTCACGTGTCAGCTTGGAGTCGATGTTTTGAGGTGAGGATAAATTACAACATTCTAATTAATTGTAGGGTACTGTAATATAATACTTggtgttttaataaataaaattgtattggaCGTATATGCGtttatttttggtttatttgtacCTTTTACTTTGGCTGCTGAGATACAATTGGTCTAATCTAGACTCTCTTGTGTTCGTTCGctgctttttatttaaatatttaaaatggaACTAGATTGCCAGTTCTAAATCGTAGAAACACAAGAGTTGCACATAAGTAATACATCCCTCCCTCCTATTGAGGTTAGGGACTATCTACCTAGGTAGGGGATGGTTAACAGTAACTCGATACCCTTTCGTACGGCATTATCGCATTTCGTATAAGGCAGCAAGCAAGGTATACCCGCTTATAGCTACCAACGCATGACGATTCCTCTTCTAAGAATTCACTGTAAAATCTTTGACGACATCTTTTAACCCTGAGTTTTTCAGACTCTCAAAACTGTTGAGCAACGGCAGACAAACTACAGACTTCGTTCAGTCGATACTTGCGGACGATCAAGAAGTGGACTCGCTGAAGCAATGCGCCCGCGCTCTAGATGGTTCCATACACCGCGTTATGTTAGAATTGGTCGTCTTTACTAAGGTAAgcagattttatttaatacttagcCCATATTGTGTCTTACTTGCAGGGCAAATATCCTGAATTCTGCACGCATGCTACTGCCACCCTTGTTTGGTAGCtcgccatttttagggttccgtacccaaagggtaaaaacggaaaccctataactattacttcgctgtccgtccaaCCGTCCgtctccgtccgtccgtctgacaccaggctgtatctcaagaaccgtgatagttagacagttgaaactttcacagattatgtatacctaactgtggccgctataacaaaaattacttaaaacagaataaaataaatgtttaacgggggctcccatacatcaaacgtgtttttttgccgtttttgctcgatattaataacggcaacaggtagacgcttgaaatgttcatagaatatttagctgtatattcactttagaaataaataattaaatgaaaataaaataaatatttaaggggggctcccatacaacaaacgtgtttttttgctaatgtctaatgttgtcgtatagatagataatggtacggaacccttcgtgcgcgttTTAAAAGTTTAAGGGGGTTTTAATTAAGGGGGATTGCGCAAAATTGCACTCATTCATGCATTCTAGCTGATAACCATCTCAAAATTTACAGCAAAATAGAAGGGTATCTTATGTTGCATTTCAGGACAATCAAAAACAAATTGCCACAGAAGAATACGAAGTGTTCTTAAAGTTTCTCTTGGATTTCTTTTACGGTAACGCAGCATCAGACCAGCTGCCTGACTTTTGCGATGTCCTGTTCTCAAGTGGATACTTGGCCATGCTTCCTCAAGTGCAGATCGCGAGGTACTAATACtacaacaaatgtttatttacgtagagtcattaaattataaaatgtgtaaTATAATTTGATTGCAGAAACGACACAACCATACGCAAAATGAGCACATTAGTTCTAGGAGAAATGCTAAAAGGCTTAGCTGACAAATATTTAGATGTAGACTCATCTGATAGCAGCTGTGCTAGAGACATACACGTAAGAtctgttttgtgattttttaaacGAACGTCGTCCACAAAGTTATCGCTGTAACTACTCATTAGACGATATCGCAACTTATTTATATACGACTTTACCGGTTAGGTAACTCCTTTTACAAAAATTACAGATGGGTCTCATCGAGTTGCAATTTGGAATAGAAAAGCCTCACAGCATTGGAAACCAACTACAAAAGAGCCAGCCTTACAGCCTCCTCGTTTACATTTACTTTTATTGCCAATCTTCAGAGAAGTACACCcaaattattacattaaaatcaatAATGACTATTTCTTACTTATAACTTATAAGATTTACATGAATCGAGTTCCTTGAGTAAAATTTTGTGGCCATTTTTTTTCAGCCCGGAAGAAGCAACAGCCCCTCTGCTTCCATATTTAGTGGAACACATCCTACGGCTGTCTAAATCTTTTAATCCACCCAGCTACATAGTAAAAGCACTTTGGCTGGTATTTGCTGTTAGTTTTCCTATAAgaacacaatttatttattatttaatattaaacatcGTAAAATGGAAGTGTACTCATATTTGAACAGCGggggaatttaaaaaagtagtttGACAACGAATAAACTTAGTACTCATATTtgaacaaatttgtttttaaagcgTTTGGGCAGTTTGCAATATCGGATGgaaatttttttattcaactgggaCGATGGCacgagtgggtctcctgatggtaagagatcaccaccgcccatagacacctgcaacaccagggggattgcagatgcgttgccaacctagaggcctaagatgggatacctcaaatgccagtaatttcaccggctgtcttactctccacgccgaaacacaaacagtgcaagcactgctgcttcacggcaggattagcgagcaagatggtggtagcaatccgggcggaccctgctcaaggtcctaccacctgccaaatattagttatttccataaaaatatcaaaactcAACTTGTATGGTCAATATGGCCCCAATTTTAGATAAATcgccaaaaaaaataattggttaTTGGTACCTACAATGTACCTGCCTAAGTATAAACAAGCTAGTCTTAGTAATACCTGCGTTTTACTAATTGCGTAATGCTTAGTAGTAAGCAAGGACGAGATAGTAAATACATAGATATGGGTAAAACTTCAATAATAGGGGAATCAATGACCATCATTTCTCTCAGATGTCCACAATATCCAGTGGATCCCTCGCCTCTCTGGACGAGAGAGTGTACCTCGAGAAGGCTACAGACCGCCTAGTCGGAATGTTACACCCGGAACCCTCAGTCTATTACACGCACAACCCAGCTCTCTTGTTATGGGCTTTCACTTCCCAAAGGATCCCTAATCAAGTCAGAGTACATGTGGTAAGTTCGGCGCTACATTTAAAAATTGCCtgcaatgtttgtttgtttgtgtttttgtctGCCTGCCATTTAAAATCAGGCCGTGCTGTGGGTGTAATCTTGGAAGACGAATTTAACTCCCTTTCGGTTGTCGAATTAAGTTGGaatttatacatacataggtgTATGTTGAATGAcaaaatgcaagtaaagtcaagAAACAGTACATTCAGccaaaaaaagtacctatgactagtaatagaaattaaaaatatcgtcAGAATAACAAATATACAGGACATCGTTTTTTTAGCTGTCCGAATGGTTCAAAACGGAAGACTCAGTACCTTCAGAACTAACCTCCGAGCCCATCGTTTGGGAACTTCTCCTCAACATTCTCATACAAAGCAAGGAGCCCACAGTCCTTCAAAACTGCGTCAAATCCCTCTACTCTTGCTTGGAAGAAACTGACGAGGATTCAAGAGAAGATTTCGGACTAATTATCTGGCCAATGCTACCAGGGGTTCTGTCTAAAGCTTTGATAGCCAATAATAATGAAATTGGTAAGTTTATAGGAAACTTACCTCCACACTACTCACACCTACTTGCCACATTTAAGTAGTCATGCGCCAAATGCAAGGTTTAAATCAAAACATATTGCTGCGGACTCTACATGTTGATCCATACCGAACCGAAGGATAATAAACGTACATGACATGGCGCTCACTCTAACGTATATTTATGTCTCTCAAGTTTACTGTGCTTGACCCCATATTCAATGTTATTCGCCTGCATACGAAATTGTCAATTTCAGAGACCAACATATGCTACTTACTGGAGCTATCTTTCATGCTAGTCCCAGTAGAATTAGAACAAAACCTCTGCCTCAAACTGGCAGTGCTCACGACGGCAGTGTTTACCAAAAATAACGAGATGGAAACCAAATCTCGATACGACTTCGAGTACGCGTGTCTCAAATTATGCTTGTATTTATTGGGGCTGGCTAATAATCAGAATGATAATCGAGGTGagtttttcaatataaaatacGAGAAAATGTGCAGGTTGgtcgcctgatggaaagcaatcaccgttGCCCATGGACGCCCGTAACATATGTAGTAGGTATTAGAATTTCGGGTACGTTTCCGGCTTTTTTGACGAAAGAACTGGACTCGTTTTTGAAGATCCCTAAATTGTCGGAAATTATTGACGCTTTAAGTTGATTCCAAAGTTTCACCGCGTGCATGGCAAAAAGTTCTTCGAAAGCTGAACTGTGGTAGACTCCCAACGGTTAAGTGAGGGTGGAAAGGGTAAAAAAGAACACCAAATCGTGCCTCAAAAAGTGTCGAGTCtttaatttactattatttctgattgaTGCTTAAAAAAGACATACGACTTGTACCATCAGTCATAACATGAAGCTAATATTTCACAGTATTGTTAACGTACATGAACCGCCCTGGTTTCCTCCCGAGCGTGCTTTTTGCGTCTAACAGCCTTGATAACCGTGTGATGTGCATAGCTCTCCAACTGCTATCCTATATAGTGCACTATTACACGAAGAACAACTACcaagtaagatttttttttgtttaattttaccattttatattattgtgtAAGCGCAGCGTAGTGTCACCTACGAGATGGTTGaataacctggttaaagctgcatgttcatggtggatgcaggccgcaccaaccgaagcaactgg
This portion of the Choristoneura fumiferana chromosome 14, NRCan_CFum_1, whole genome shotgun sequence genome encodes:
- the LOC141434688 gene encoding uncharacterized protein — protein: MHSLVNLNFNKTYNPSSRQNALSDIKRLLTSRDTSAQEKACGYLIEVINRYNQGTTQRRRLVDYLLDNDITVFLCEATSNLDLNLFRSITQCARLLWCARFFAEAHAAQCATAALRALAHHAAGAGAAVDVSLHFLCDLLNGVAEHEAIAALSHQSAFSVDQIIACLISLAPRINTNPRIILTSSLVLHALVSYQPEDLAVTSHTAAGLVKVLSVWFELLVGALNHSMLVEDREICGMFFAVTCQLGVDVLRLSKLLSNGRQTTDFVQSILADDQEVDSLKQCARALDGSIHRVMLELVVFTKDNQKQIATEEYEVFLKFLLDFFYGNAASDQLPDFCDVLFSSGYLAMLPQVQIARNDTTIRKMSTLVLGEMLKGLADKYLDVDSSDSSCARDIHMGLIELQFGIEKPHSIGNQLQKSQPYSLLVYIYFYCQSSENPEEATAPLLPYLVEHILRLSKSFNPPSYIVKALWLVFAMSTISSGSLASLDERVYLEKATDRLVGMLHPEPSVYYTHNPALLLWAFTSQRIPNQVRVHVLSEWFKTEDSVPSELTSEPIVWELLLNILIQSKEPTVLQNCVKSLYSCLEETDEDSREDFGLIIWPMLPGVLSKALIANNNEIETNICYLLELSFMLVPVELEQNLCLKLAVLTTAVFTKNNEMETKSRYDFEYACLKLCLYLLGLANNQNDNRVLLTYMNRPGFLPSVLFASNSLDNRVMCIALQLLSYIVHYYTKNNYQPKCILQIQTHLITKSLREDSTSERGASLLQLVYMVLNSGPNTPLVLTYSLEVSPSETQQCNALRALMLRIQMLCCRESKSQSSAGWKTLSAIFKHAIIFKNDPKLVATLTSQPWTQTLICFQLTQNITDEFLTFTITWISLLKITIKKAREEKRSRMFKQSLICKTLLMLKKHLVVEDGLIDVKHKILIIVKELLEDSDIQN